A window of the Pseudomonas gozinkensis genome harbors these coding sequences:
- a CDS encoding ABC transporter permease: MIELLQEYWKAFLYTDGQNITGLAMTMWLLSASIFFGFLVSIPLSIARVSPHFYIRWPVQFYTYLFRGTPLYIQLLICYTGIYSLAAVRAQPVLDSFFRDAMNCTILAFALNTCAYTTEIFAGAIRSMNHGEVEAAKAYGLTGWKLYAYVIMPSALRRSLPYYSNEVILMLHSTTVAFTATIPDILKVARDANSATFLTFQSFGIAALIYLTITFALVGLFRLAERRWLAFLGPTH, encoded by the coding sequence ATGATCGAACTCCTGCAGGAATACTGGAAAGCCTTCCTTTATACCGACGGCCAGAACATCACTGGCCTTGCGATGACGATGTGGCTGCTCAGCGCCTCGATCTTCTTCGGTTTCCTCGTGTCGATCCCGCTGTCGATCGCTCGGGTCTCGCCGCACTTCTACATTCGCTGGCCGGTGCAGTTCTACACCTACCTGTTCCGTGGCACGCCGCTCTATATCCAGCTGCTGATCTGCTACACCGGGATCTACAGCCTGGCCGCCGTGCGCGCGCAACCGGTACTCGACAGTTTCTTCCGCGATGCGATGAACTGCACGATCCTGGCCTTCGCCCTCAATACCTGCGCCTACACCACGGAGATTTTCGCCGGGGCGATCCGCAGCATGAACCATGGCGAAGTCGAAGCAGCCAAGGCCTACGGCCTGACCGGCTGGAAGCTGTACGCCTACGTGATCATGCCGTCGGCGCTGCGCCGTTCGTTGCCGTACTACAGCAACGAAGTGATCCTTATGCTGCACTCGACCACCGTGGCCTTCACCGCGACCATTCCCGACATCCTGAAAGTCGCGCGGGACGCCAACTCGGCGACCTTCCTGACCTTCCAGTCGTTCGGCATCGCCGCGCTGATCTACCTGACCATCACCTTTGCGCTGGTCGGCCTGTTCCGCCTTGCCGAACGCCGATGGCTGGCCTTCCTCGGCCCGACCCACTAG
- a CDS encoding ABC transporter permease, with protein MFENLLQNLGLSAFSLKGFGPLLLEGTWMTIKLSALSLLVAVLLGLLGASAKLSKVKLLRLPAQLYTTLIRGVPDLVLMLLIFYSLQTWLTTLTDYLEWEYIEIDPFSAGVLTLGFIYGAYFTETFRGAILAVPRGQVEAATAYGLKRGQRFRFVVFPQMMRFALPGIGNNWMVMLKATALVSIIGLADLVKAAQDAGKSTYQLFYFLVLAALIYLLITSASNIILRWLERRYAAGAREAVR; from the coding sequence ATGTTCGAAAACCTCTTACAAAATCTGGGGCTCTCCGCCTTCAGCCTCAAGGGTTTTGGCCCTTTGCTGTTGGAAGGCACCTGGATGACCATCAAATTGTCGGCGTTGTCGCTGCTGGTGGCCGTGTTGCTCGGCCTGCTCGGCGCCAGTGCCAAGCTGTCAAAAGTCAAACTGCTGCGCCTGCCCGCCCAGCTCTACACCACGCTGATTCGCGGGGTGCCGGACCTGGTGCTGATGCTGCTGATCTTCTACAGCCTGCAAACCTGGCTGACGACGCTCACCGATTACCTGGAATGGGAATACATCGAGATCGACCCGTTCAGCGCCGGGGTCCTGACCCTGGGCTTCATTTATGGCGCGTACTTCACTGAAACCTTTCGCGGGGCGATTCTCGCCGTGCCGCGCGGTCAGGTCGAAGCCGCCACCGCCTATGGCCTCAAGCGCGGCCAGCGCTTTCGTTTCGTGGTGTTCCCGCAAATGATGCGCTTCGCCCTGCCGGGCATCGGCAACAACTGGATGGTGATGCTCAAGGCCACCGCGCTGGTATCGATCATCGGCCTGGCTGACCTGGTCAAGGCCGCGCAGGACGCCGGCAAGAGCACCTATCAACTGTTTTACTTCCTGGTTCTCGCCGCGCTGATTTACCTGCTGATCACCAGTGCCTCGAACATCATCCTGCGCTGGCTCGAACGCCGTTACGCCGCCGGTGCCCGGGAGGCCGTACGATGA
- a CDS encoding transporter substrate-binding domain-containing protein produces the protein MKKALLTLSALALCMAAGSALAKEYKELRFGVDPSYAPFESKAADGSLVGFDIDLGNAICAELKVKCKWVESDFDGMIPGLKANKFDGVISSMTVTEAREKVIDFSSELFSGPTAYVSKKGSGITDDVASLKGKTVGYEQGTIQEAYAKAVLDKAGVKTQAYQNQDQVYSDLTSGRLDAGIQDMLQAELGFLKSPQGADYAVSEPVDNHLLPAKTAVGIKKGNTELKALLDKGIKALHDDGKYAEIQKKHFGDLNLYSGK, from the coding sequence ATGAAAAAAGCATTGCTGACCCTTTCTGCACTGGCGTTGTGCATGGCCGCCGGCTCCGCGCTGGCCAAGGAATACAAAGAACTGCGGTTTGGCGTTGACCCTTCCTACGCACCGTTCGAGTCGAAAGCGGCAGACGGTAGCCTGGTTGGCTTCGACATCGATCTGGGCAACGCGATCTGCGCCGAGCTGAAGGTCAAGTGCAAATGGGTCGAAAGTGACTTCGACGGTATGATTCCGGGCCTCAAGGCCAATAAATTCGACGGTGTGATCTCGTCGATGACCGTTACCGAAGCCCGCGAAAAAGTCATCGACTTCTCCAGCGAGCTGTTCTCCGGCCCGACTGCGTACGTGTCGAAAAAAGGTTCGGGCATCACCGACGACGTCGCCTCGCTGAAAGGCAAAACCGTCGGCTACGAGCAAGGCACCATTCAGGAAGCCTATGCCAAAGCCGTGCTGGACAAGGCCGGCGTGAAAACCCAGGCCTATCAGAATCAGGACCAGGTGTATTCCGACCTGACTTCCGGCCGTCTCGATGCGGGCATTCAGGACATGCTGCAGGCCGAACTGGGCTTTCTGAAGTCGCCACAGGGTGCCGACTATGCCGTCAGCGAGCCGGTCGACAACCACTTGCTGCCAGCCAAGACCGCTGTCGGTATTAAGAAAGGTAACACCGAGCTGAAAGCGCTTTTGGATAAAGGTATCAAAGCGTTACACGATGATGGCAAATACGCCGAGATTCAAAAGAAACACTTTGGCGATCTGAATCTGTACAGCGGCAAATAA
- a CDS encoding ATP-dependent DNA ligase, giving the protein MKDFAGLYAELDATTSSNAKLAAMQTYFAQAQPQDAAWAVYFLSGGRPRQLVPVRILRELAVETSGLEPWLFEESYQAVGDLAETISLVLPEHPHTSEAGLAEWIENKLLPLRGETPEYLAHQLPALWEQLDRPSLMLCIKLITGSFRVGVSKLLVTRALASMAGLDSKRVAQRLVGYTDLSNRPTAASYLKLIAPESSEEHAQRGGQPYPFFLAHALAQPVETFDALLGPASHWQVEWKWDGIRAQVVKRDGKLWIWSRGEELVTERFPELDTLVHGLPDGTVIDGEIVVWKNQRPVTEDAFDPQSTEAPAVQPFALLQQRIGRKSLDRKILEDAPVVVLAYDLLEWQGEDWRNQPQARRREQLEQVIARCNNPVLLPSPILTGSDWFDLARQREASRRLGVEGMMLKARDAMYGVGRTKDMGVWWKWKVDPFSVDAVLIYAQRGHGRRASLYSDYTFAVWDGPPGSSARALVPFAKAYSGLTDAEMREVDSIVRKTTVEKFGPVSSVTPSLVFELGFEGIALSRRHKSGIAVRFPRMLRWRQDKTVDEADSLATLQNLLV; this is encoded by the coding sequence ATGAAAGACTTCGCCGGGTTGTACGCCGAACTCGACGCCACCACCTCCAGCAACGCCAAACTGGCGGCCATGCAAACCTACTTCGCGCAGGCGCAACCGCAAGATGCCGCGTGGGCGGTGTACTTTTTGTCCGGCGGACGGCCGCGGCAACTGGTTCCGGTGAGAATTCTGCGCGAACTCGCTGTTGAAACGTCCGGGCTTGAACCCTGGCTGTTTGAGGAAAGTTATCAAGCGGTCGGCGATCTGGCGGAAACCATCTCGCTGGTGCTGCCGGAACACCCGCACACGTCCGAGGCCGGGCTCGCCGAATGGATCGAAAACAAACTGTTGCCCCTGCGGGGTGAAACCCCGGAATACCTCGCCCATCAGTTGCCCGCACTGTGGGAGCAACTGGATCGGCCGAGCCTGATGCTGTGCATCAAACTGATCACCGGCAGTTTCCGGGTCGGGGTTTCCAAACTGCTGGTGACCCGTGCCCTGGCCTCCATGGCCGGGCTGGACAGCAAACGCGTGGCGCAACGGCTGGTGGGTTATACCGATTTGTCCAACCGGCCGACCGCAGCCAGTTATCTGAAACTGATCGCCCCTGAATCCAGCGAAGAGCACGCCCAGCGCGGCGGCCAGCCTTACCCGTTCTTCCTCGCCCACGCGCTGGCGCAACCGGTGGAAACCTTTGACGCGCTGCTCGGGCCGGCCAGCCACTGGCAGGTGGAGTGGAAGTGGGATGGCATTCGGGCGCAGGTGGTCAAGCGTGACGGGAAACTGTGGATCTGGTCCCGGGGCGAAGAACTGGTCACCGAACGTTTTCCCGAACTCGACACACTGGTGCACGGTTTGCCCGACGGCACGGTGATCGACGGCGAGATCGTGGTGTGGAAAAACCAGCGCCCGGTCACCGAAGACGCCTTCGATCCGCAGTCGACAGAAGCCCCGGCGGTGCAACCCTTCGCGCTGTTGCAACAACGGATCGGTCGCAAGTCGCTGGACCGGAAAATCCTTGAAGACGCGCCCGTGGTGGTACTCGCCTACGACCTGCTCGAATGGCAGGGCGAAGACTGGCGAAACCAGCCCCAGGCCAGACGTCGTGAGCAACTGGAGCAGGTCATCGCCCGCTGCAACAACCCGGTGCTGCTGCCTTCGCCGATTCTGACGGGCAGCGACTGGTTCGACCTCGCCCGCCAGCGTGAGGCCTCCAGACGTCTTGGGGTCGAAGGCATGATGCTCAAGGCCCGGGACGCGATGTATGGCGTCGGCCGCACCAAGGACATGGGCGTGTGGTGGAAATGGAAGGTCGATCCGTTCAGCGTTGACGCGGTGTTGATCTACGCCCAGCGCGGGCATGGTCGCCGCGCCAGCCTCTACAGCGATTACACCTTTGCGGTGTGGGACGGCCCGCCCGGTTCCAGTGCGCGGGCGCTGGTGCCTTTCGCCAAGGCCTATTCCGGGCTGACCGACGCGGAAATGCGCGAAGTCGACAGCATCGTGCGCAAGACCACCGTGGAAAAATTCGGTCCAGTCAGCAGTGTGACCCCCAGCCTGGTGTTCGAACTGGGCTTCGAAGGCATCGCCCTCTCCCGCCGGCACAAGAGCGGCATCGCCGTGCGCTTCCCGCGCATGCTGCGCTGGCGCCAGGACAAGACCGTGGACGAGGCCGACAGCCTGGCGACCTTGCAAAACCTGTTGGTCTGA
- a CDS encoding ligase-associated DNA damage response exonuclease, with product MDLVIARPEGLYCPAGDFYIDPWRPVERSVITHAHGDHARGGNQHYLAASAGEGILRARLGADINLQTLDYGQRLTHHGVTLSFHPAGHVLGSAQVRLEYGGEVWVASGDYKIEPDGTCAPFEPVRCHTFITESTFGLPIYRWQPQAQVFAEINQWWQANIEAGKASVLFCYSFGKAQRILHGIDETLGPILSHGAVEPLNRVYREAGVYLPPTIYAGDVKKNDPMMRQALVIAPPSAGGSSWMRRFGDYSDSFASGWMRLRGTRRRRGVDRGFVLSDHADWPGLLWAIEQTGAERVMVTHGSIGVLVRHLREKGLDAQGFNTEYGDDEEELSTASPAVVEVQP from the coding sequence ATGGACCTTGTTATCGCCCGCCCCGAAGGCCTGTACTGCCCGGCCGGGGATTTCTACATTGACCCGTGGCGGCCAGTCGAGCGCTCGGTGATCACCCATGCCCACGGCGACCATGCCCGTGGCGGCAACCAGCATTACCTGGCTGCCAGCGCCGGCGAAGGGATTCTGCGCGCGCGTCTGGGCGCGGACATCAACCTGCAAACCCTCGACTACGGCCAGCGCCTGACCCATCACGGCGTCACCCTGAGTTTTCATCCCGCCGGCCATGTGCTCGGCTCGGCTCAGGTGCGGCTGGAATACGGCGGCGAAGTCTGGGTCGCGTCCGGCGACTACAAGATCGAGCCCGACGGCACCTGCGCGCCGTTCGAACCGGTGCGCTGCCACACCTTCATCACCGAATCGACCTTCGGCCTGCCGATCTACCGCTGGCAGCCGCAGGCGCAGGTGTTCGCCGAGATCAATCAGTGGTGGCAGGCCAACATCGAGGCCGGCAAGGCCAGCGTGCTGTTCTGCTATTCGTTCGGCAAGGCGCAGCGGATTCTCCACGGCATCGACGAAACCCTCGGGCCGATCCTCAGCCACGGTGCGGTCGAGCCGCTGAACCGCGTGTATCGCGAGGCCGGCGTCTACCTGCCGCCAACGATCTACGCTGGCGACGTGAAAAAGAATGATCCGATGATGCGCCAGGCGCTGGTCATCGCTCCGCCATCGGCTGGCGGCAGCAGCTGGATGCGCCGTTTCGGCGATTACAGCGACAGCTTTGCCAGCGGCTGGATGCGTTTGCGCGGCACCCGCCGGCGGCGCGGGGTGGATCGCGGTTTCGTGCTTTCGGATCACGCCGACTGGCCCGGCCTGTTGTGGGCCATCGAACAGACCGGTGCCGAACGGGTGATGGTCACCCACGGCTCGATTGGCGTACTGGTGCGCCACCTGCGCGAAAAAGGGCTGGATGCCCAGGGTTTCAACACCGAATACGGGGATGATGAAGAAGAGCTTTCAACTGCATCGCCCGCCGTTGTCGAGGTGCAACCATGA
- a CDS encoding penicillin acylase family protein, which yields MASPALSHFLPRFGVAAAVAGVLSLTGCQTWNAQDTLPPTSGVQPLKGLAQNVSVRRNAMGMPLIESNSFHDALFALGYVHASDRINQMVTLRLLAQGRLAEMSGASMLDADRYMRAVNLKKSAGELYKASSPRLKRFFEVYARGVNAYLFRYADKLPGDLASSGYKPEYWKPEDSALIFCLLNFSQSANLPEEIASLVLAQTVTNDKLAWLTPSAPDENLPQAEADKLQGIKLNGQIPGLTELSNASEQLAAINLLGTQSSNNWAIAPQRSRSGKSLLASDSHGPLAAPSLWSFVQIRAPKYQAAGVTVAGLPMVLGGFNGKVAWSLTSVLGDNQDLFLEKIRRQGSTLSYEVNGKWQPVAVRNETYFVKGQRPIREAVYETRHGALLNSTQAAAQGAGFGLALQTPSFTDDKSLDAFFDLSRAQNVERASDASREIRAIALNLVFADASNIGWQVTGRFPNRREGEGLLPSPGWEGRYDWDGYADPMLHPYDQDPAQGWLGTANQRVIPHGYGMQLSNSWAAPERGERLAELAGSGKHDGRSVIAMQYDQTTTFAAKLKKMFEAPGMAQPLKQAIEALPDAERAKAREAYTRLMAFDGKLSPTSADAAIYELFLQESMKQIFLDELGPQGSPAWKAFIANGDLSYAAQADHLLGREDSPFWDDARTPQKEDKPAILARSLAAAISAGDSQLGGDRRAWQWGKLHRYEWKNANGQTVRGPIAAGGDHTTLNTAAFAWGQDFNTTRAPSMRFIVDFGQSEPLMGQNGTGQSGNPVSPNYLNGIDPWLKGQYIGLPMQPQNFDRVYGKTRLTLTPGK from the coding sequence ATGGCCTCGCCAGCCCTTTCACATTTTCTTCCCCGGTTCGGCGTTGCCGCAGCAGTGGCCGGTGTTCTGAGCCTGACCGGTTGTCAGACCTGGAACGCCCAGGACACCCTCCCGCCGACCTCCGGTGTGCAGCCGCTCAAGGGCCTGGCGCAGAACGTTTCGGTGCGCCGCAATGCCATGGGCATGCCGCTGATCGAAAGCAACAGCTTCCACGACGCACTGTTCGCCCTCGGTTATGTGCACGCCAGCGACCGGATCAATCAGATGGTCACCCTGCGCCTGCTGGCTCAGGGCCGTCTGGCGGAAATGTCCGGTGCGTCGATGCTCGACGCCGACCGCTACATGCGCGCCGTCAATCTGAAGAAAAGCGCCGGCGAGCTGTACAAGGCTTCGTCGCCACGGCTCAAGCGTTTCTTCGAAGTCTATGCCCGGGGCGTCAACGCCTACCTGTTCCGCTACGCCGACAAACTGCCGGGGGATCTGGCCTCCAGCGGCTACAAGCCTGAATACTGGAAACCGGAAGATTCGGCACTGATCTTCTGCCTGCTGAACTTCAGCCAGTCGGCCAACCTGCCGGAAGAAATCGCTTCGCTGGTGCTGGCCCAGACCGTGACCAACGACAAACTCGCGTGGCTGACCCCGTCCGCTCCCGACGAAAACCTTCCGCAGGCCGAGGCCGACAAGCTGCAAGGCATCAAGCTCAACGGGCAGATTCCGGGGCTGACGGAGCTGAGCAACGCCAGCGAACAACTGGCCGCCATTAACCTGCTGGGCACTCAGTCGTCGAACAACTGGGCCATCGCCCCGCAACGCAGCCGCAGCGGCAAGAGCCTGCTGGCCAGCGACAGCCATGGCCCGCTGGCCGCGCCTTCGCTGTGGAGTTTCGTGCAGATCCGCGCTCCGAAATACCAGGCCGCCGGCGTGACCGTGGCCGGTCTGCCGATGGTGCTCGGCGGTTTCAACGGCAAGGTGGCGTGGAGCCTGACCAGCGTGCTCGGCGATAACCAGGACCTGTTCCTGGAAAAAATCCGTCGTCAGGGCAGCACGTTGTCCTACGAGGTCAACGGCAAGTGGCAACCGGTCGCCGTGCGCAACGAAACCTACTTCGTCAAAGGCCAGCGGCCGATTCGCGAAGCGGTGTACGAAACCCGCCATGGCGCGCTGCTCAACAGCACCCAGGCCGCCGCTCAGGGTGCAGGCTTCGGCCTGGCCTTGCAGACGCCGAGCTTCACTGACGACAAATCCCTCGATGCATTTTTCGATCTGAGCCGCGCCCAGAACGTTGAGCGCGCCTCGGACGCCAGTCGGGAAATCCGCGCCATCGCGCTGAATCTGGTGTTTGCCGACGCCAGCAACATTGGCTGGCAAGTCACCGGGCGTTTCCCGAACCGCCGTGAAGGTGAAGGTCTGCTGCCGTCGCCAGGCTGGGAAGGTCGCTACGACTGGGACGGTTACGCCGACCCGATGCTGCACCCCTACGATCAGGATCCGGCCCAGGGCTGGCTCGGCACCGCCAACCAGCGGGTCATTCCTCACGGCTACGGCATGCAACTGTCCAATTCATGGGCGGCGCCGGAGCGTGGCGAACGCCTGGCCGAACTAGCCGGCAGCGGCAAGCACGACGGTCGCAGCGTGATCGCCATGCAGTACGACCAGACCACCACCTTCGCCGCCAAACTGAAGAAAATGTTTGAGGCACCGGGCATGGCGCAGCCGCTGAAACAGGCAATCGAAGCCCTGCCGGACGCCGAACGGGCCAAGGCGCGCGAAGCCTATACCCGCTTGATGGCCTTCGACGGCAAGCTCAGTCCGACCTCCGCCGACGCGGCGATCTACGAGCTGTTCCTGCAGGAAAGCATGAAGCAGATCTTCCTCGACGAGCTAGGCCCGCAGGGCAGCCCGGCGTGGAAAGCGTTTATCGCCAATGGCGATTTGTCCTACGCCGCCCAGGCCGATCATTTGCTGGGCCGCGAAGACAGTCCGTTCTGGGACGACGCCCGTACCCCGCAAAAAGAAGACAAACCGGCAATCCTGGCCCGCAGTCTGGCGGCAGCGATCAGCGCCGGCGACAGTCAGCTGGGTGGCGACCGCAGAGCCTGGCAGTGGGGCAAACTGCATCGCTATGAGTGGAAGAATGCCAATGGCCAGACCGTTCGCGGCCCGATCGCGGCGGGCGGCGACCACACCACGCTCAACACCGCAGCGTTTGCCTGGGGCCAGGATTTCAACACCACCCGTGCGCCGTCGATGCGTTTCATCGTCGATTTCGGTCAGAGCGAGCCGTTGATGGGGCAGAACGGGACGGGGCAATCCGGAAATCCGGTGAGCCCGAACTACCTGAACGGCATCGATCCGTGGCTCAAGGGCCAGTACATCGGCTTGCCGATGCAACCGCAGAACTTTGATCGGGTGTATGGCAAGACGCGGTTGACCCTGACTCCCGGGAAATAG
- a CDS encoding glutathione binding-like protein, whose protein sequence is MIDLYYWTTPNGHKISLFLEEAGLRYDVHPINISQGEQFQPHFLKIAPNNRIPAIVDHEPADGGEPLSLFESGAILLYLAEKTGKFLPKDLRGRQVALQWLFWQMGGLGPMAGQNHHFSQFAPEKIPYAVKRYIDETARLYGVLDKQLANNEFVAGSEYSIADMAIYPWIVSHKWQSQNLEDFPNVQRWFNHIKDRPATVKAYALVQKINPPKS, encoded by the coding sequence ATGATCGACCTGTATTACTGGACCACGCCCAACGGCCACAAGATTTCCCTGTTCCTCGAAGAAGCGGGCCTGCGCTACGACGTGCACCCGATCAATATCAGCCAGGGCGAGCAGTTCCAGCCGCACTTTCTGAAAATCGCCCCGAACAACCGCATTCCGGCGATCGTCGATCATGAGCCGGCCGATGGCGGCGAGCCGTTGTCGCTGTTCGAGTCTGGGGCGATCCTGCTGTACCTCGCGGAAAAGACCGGCAAGTTCCTGCCCAAGGACCTGCGTGGCCGCCAGGTGGCGCTGCAATGGCTGTTCTGGCAAATGGGCGGGCTGGGGCCGATGGCCGGGCAGAACCATCATTTCAGCCAGTTCGCCCCGGAAAAAATCCCCTACGCGGTCAAGCGCTACATCGATGAAACCGCGCGCCTGTACGGGGTGCTGGACAAGCAACTGGCCAACAACGAGTTCGTCGCCGGCAGCGAATACAGCATCGCCGACATGGCGATCTACCCGTGGATCGTCTCGCACAAGTGGCAGAGCCAGAACCTGGAAGACTTCCCGAACGTGCAGCGCTGGTTCAACCACATCAAGGATCGCCCGGCGACCGTGAAGGCCTACGCGCTGGTGCAGAAGATCAATCCGCCGAAGTCCTGA
- a CDS encoding cysteine hydrolase family protein, with the protein MELKANAALIIIDQQKGILQPRLGRRNNPSAEARILDLLGFWRRSGRPVIHVQHLSRSPDSVFWPEQEGVEFQDRFLPQDGEWLIQKQVPDAFCATGLEAKLREAEIGQLIIVGVATNNSVESTARTAGNLGFDAWVAEDACFTFDKADYFGTLRSAQEVHGMSLGNLHGEYATVVSSAGILGAA; encoded by the coding sequence ATGGAGCTCAAGGCCAACGCTGCACTGATCATCATCGATCAGCAAAAAGGCATTCTGCAGCCGCGTCTGGGGCGGCGGAACAATCCGTCGGCCGAGGCGCGGATTCTCGATTTGCTGGGCTTCTGGCGGCGCAGCGGGCGGCCGGTGATCCACGTGCAGCATTTGTCGCGCTCGCCGGATTCGGTGTTCTGGCCCGAGCAGGAAGGGGTGGAATTTCAGGACAGGTTTTTGCCGCAGGACGGCGAATGGCTGATCCAGAAACAGGTGCCGGATGCGTTTTGTGCGACGGGGCTTGAGGCGAAGTTGCGTGAGGCGGAGATCGGGCAGTTGATCATTGTCGGCGTGGCGACGAACAACTCCGTGGAGTCCACGGCACGCACGGCAGGCAATCTGGGGTTTGATGCGTGGGTGGCGGAGGATGCGTGCTTTACCTTCGACAAGGCCGACTATTTCGGTACGTTGCGTTCGGCGCAAGAGGTGCACGGGATGTCGCTGGGGAATCTGCACGGGGAGTATGCGACGGTGGTCAGCAGTGCCGGGATTCTCGGGGCAGCCTGA
- a CDS encoding SEC-C metal-binding domain-containing protein, with the protein MTQQPHVHGPDCNHDHDHHHHDHDHGHVHGPNCGHAHQEPVRNALKDVGRNDPCPCGNGKKFKKCHGA; encoded by the coding sequence ATGACCCAGCAACCTCATGTCCATGGCCCGGACTGCAACCACGATCATGACCATCACCACCATGATCACGACCATGGCCATGTCCACGGCCCGAACTGCGGCCACGCTCACCAGGAACCGGTGCGCAACGCCCTGAAAGACGTTGGCCGCAACGACCCTTGCCCCTGCGGCAACGGCAAGAAATTCAAGAAGTGCCACGGCGCTTGA
- a CDS encoding LEA type 2 family protein, which yields MLGHWRTLKVFSLLMFLGISLSGLGGCTSWFSDDARDPAVHLVKVEVVRAKLLEQKFILHFRIDNPNDSDLTVRGLEYRIHLADMLLAEGEHEHWITVSPKSSAFYKVPIRTNLWPKVKEVVKMLKNPHQQIPYRLEGEMETGLFIAHYVHLARNGVIIPADLITE from the coding sequence ATGCTCGGTCATTGGCGCACATTGAAGGTCTTCTCACTGCTCATGTTTCTGGGGATCAGCCTCTCGGGGCTCGGCGGCTGTACGTCATGGTTCAGCGACGACGCCCGCGACCCCGCCGTGCACCTGGTGAAAGTCGAAGTGGTGCGCGCCAAGTTGCTGGAACAGAAATTCATCCTGCACTTTCGCATCGACAACCCTAACGACAGCGACCTGACCGTGCGCGGCCTGGAATACCGCATACACCTGGCCGACATGCTGCTGGCCGAAGGCGAGCACGAACACTGGATCACGGTGAGCCCCAAAAGCAGCGCGTTTTACAAGGTGCCGATCCGTACCAACCTGTGGCCGAAGGTGAAAGAGGTGGTGAAAATGCTGAAAAACCCGCACCAGCAGATTCCCTACCGACTGGAGGGCGAGATGGAAACCGGTTTATTCATCGCTCACTACGTGCACCTGGCGCGCAATGGCGTGATAATCCCCGCCGATTTGATTACGGAGTGA
- a CDS encoding YchJ family protein, whose amino-acid sequence MSTAICPCGSGNLLDACCGHYHAGHPAPCAEALMRSRYSAYVLGLIDYLVATTLPAQQAGLDRQSISDWSARSTWLGLDVESSEVLGGQPEHAFVTFTARWHDGQGEHSHRERSSFVQNTGRWYFIDPTVQLKLGRNDACPCASGQKFKKCCAGYFGS is encoded by the coding sequence ATGAGTACAGCCATTTGCCCTTGCGGCAGCGGCAACCTGCTGGATGCCTGCTGCGGTCACTATCACGCCGGCCACCCGGCCCCGTGCGCCGAAGCCCTGATGCGTTCGCGCTACAGCGCCTATGTGCTGGGCCTGATCGATTATCTGGTGGCGACCACCCTGCCCGCCCAGCAAGCGGGGCTGGATCGCCAGTCGATCAGCGACTGGAGTGCCCGGAGCACCTGGCTCGGCCTGGACGTGGAAAGTTCGGAAGTACTCGGCGGCCAGCCGGAACACGCGTTCGTCACTTTCACCGCGCGCTGGCATGACGGTCAGGGCGAGCACAGCCACCGCGAGCGCTCGTCATTCGTGCAGAACACCGGGCGCTGGTACTTCATCGACCCGACCGTGCAACTGAAGCTGGGACGCAACGACGCCTGCCCGTGCGCCAGCGGCCAGAAGTTCAAGAAATGCTGCGCGGGGTATTTCGGCAGCTGA
- a CDS encoding DUF6231 family protein, which yields MNVAISSRTPQQALAALLDRYAPARLLLIGASEFPALAAFKEAHPDTCVAHAAPGALPAELAARRFDLALVVDCLEHLPKRDGLNLLGGIRNLNASRIAVLADLPASGWQETDFYSLALQASERFARDEQVLTLFTYDLLDYKQVPDWLNSRFWANPENFGKYWW from the coding sequence ATGAACGTCGCCATTTCTTCCCGCACGCCGCAGCAGGCATTGGCCGCCCTGCTCGACCGCTACGCCCCGGCACGTCTGCTGCTGATCGGCGCCAGCGAGTTCCCGGCGCTGGCTGCCTTTAAGGAAGCGCACCCGGACACCTGCGTCGCACACGCCGCGCCCGGTGCATTGCCGGCAGAACTGGCGGCCCGCCGTTTCGACCTGGCGCTGGTGGTCGATTGCCTGGAACACTTGCCCAAGCGCGACGGCCTGAATCTGTTGGGCGGGATCCGCAACCTCAACGCCAGCCGCATCGCTGTGCTGGCGGATCTGCCGGCCAGCGGCTGGCAGGAAACCGATTTTTATTCCCTGGCCCTTCAGGCCAGCGAACGCTTCGCCCGGGATGAACAGGTGCTGACCCTGTTCACCTACGATCTGCTTGACTACAAACAAGTCCCCGACTGGCTCAACTCGCGGTTCTGGGCCAATCCGGAAAACTTCGGGAAATACTGGTGGTAA